From Aristaeella lactis, the proteins below share one genomic window:
- a CDS encoding MBL fold metallo-hydrolase produces MIIDELTVGMVQTRCYILSPEGGQECIVIDPGDEAARILKAAGNRKIAAILLTHGHFDHIGAVGALCAARNAESKDEKTRIIIHESDAPMLSDPALNAGMGLIGRQITAPEATDLVREGDELTLAGLNVRVLHTPGHTPGSVCYLIEGELFTGDTLFDYGWGRTDLPGGNEAQMEDSLRRLMPMVRSIPMHAGH; encoded by the coding sequence ATGATCATCGATGAACTCACCGTCGGTATGGTGCAGACCCGCTGCTATATCCTGAGCCCTGAAGGCGGACAGGAGTGCATTGTCATTGATCCCGGCGATGAGGCGGCACGAATCCTGAAGGCTGCCGGAAACCGGAAAATCGCGGCTATCCTGCTGACCCACGGCCATTTTGACCACATAGGTGCTGTGGGCGCGCTGTGTGCAGCGCGCAATGCAGAATCAAAAGATGAAAAAACCAGAATTATTATTCATGAGTCAGATGCACCGATGCTGAGTGATCCTGCCCTGAATGCCGGCATGGGACTGATAGGACGGCAGATCACCGCACCCGAAGCAACAGACCTGGTCCGGGAAGGCGATGAACTGACCCTGGCCGGACTGAACGTCCGGGTACTGCACACTCCCGGCCATACGCCCGGGAGCGTATGCTATCTGATCGAAGGGGAACTGTTCACCGGGGATACGCTGTTTGATTACGGCTGGGGCCGCACAGACCTGCCCGGCGGAAACGAAGCACAGATGGAAGACTCCCTGAGACGACTCATGCCCATGGTCCGGTCCATTCCCATGCACGCCGGTCACTGA